A region of Shewanella psychromarinicola DNA encodes the following proteins:
- the tnpB gene encoding IS66 family insertion sequence element accessory protein TnpB (TnpB, as the term is used for proteins encoded by IS66 family insertion elements, is considered an accessory protein, since TnpC, encoded by a neighboring gene, is a DDE family transposase.), translating into MTPHKQIYLVTGHTDMRKAIDGLSLIVSDVLEMDPLNQAWFIFCNRHRDKIKILFWDTNGFWLYYRRLEKGRFKWPGANDEQDALTINQHQLNWLLSGLSLEVSHGHKPLNGLTVR; encoded by the coding sequence ATGACACCACATAAGCAGATCTATCTTGTTACCGGCCATACCGACATGCGTAAAGCCATTGATGGCTTATCTTTAATCGTCAGTGATGTATTGGAAATGGATCCGTTGAATCAAGCCTGGTTTATTTTTTGTAATCGCCACCGGGACAAAATTAAGATTTTATTTTGGGATACTAATGGTTTTTGGCTTTACTATCGGCGGCTAGAAAAAGGTCGCTTTAAGTGGCCTGGCGCTAACGACGAACAAGACGCGCTGACAATCAACCAGCATCAGCTAAATTGGTTACTATCAGGCTTATCGTTAGAAGTATCCCATGGGCATAAACCCTTAAATGGCCTGACAGTGAGGTGA
- the tnpA gene encoding IS66 family insertion sequence element accessory protein TnpA: MSKNDKIQYWQRIFQQQTESKLTKAEFCKTNDLTLSTFYAWTKKLNPHSSSTKQKVVPLIFPEIKPDQPLTLALPNGYLFSFPASLAPSKLQQFLRVLSA; this comes from the coding sequence ATGTCAAAAAACGATAAAATACAATACTGGCAACGCATTTTTCAGCAGCAAACTGAAAGTAAATTAACCAAAGCTGAATTTTGTAAAACCAATGACTTAACCCTATCTACATTTTATGCGTGGACTAAAAAACTTAACCCGCATTCGTCATCAACTAAGCAAAAAGTGGTGCCGCTGATTTTTCCTGAAATTAAACCTGACCAGCCACTCACGCTGGCATTGCCCAACGGCTATCTGTTTTCTTTTCCAGCCTCATTAGCGCCAAGCAAATTACAACAATTTTTACGCGTGCTATCAGCATGA
- a CDS encoding DEAD/DEAH box helicase: protein MNLRHWQEQCINQALNKYYTEDQHFLTLATPGAGKTLMASALANELLKNNIIDLVICFSPSAIVAQDFAESLETQVGERFDGLMGAKGRSLTYQSLQYLDDQFWQLFKSNRIFVIFDEIHHCAGSNLENANSWGERILLNIRKRSINRTYQ, encoded by the coding sequence ATGAACCTTAGACATTGGCAAGAGCAATGTATTAATCAAGCATTGAATAAGTATTATACCGAAGATCAACATTTTTTAACGCTTGCTACTCCAGGAGCCGGTAAGACATTAATGGCATCTGCTTTAGCTAATGAACTTTTAAAAAATAACATCATAGATTTGGTTATCTGCTTTTCTCCTTCTGCGATTGTTGCTCAAGATTTTGCCGAAAGCTTAGAAACACAAGTTGGAGAAAGATTTGATGGACTTATGGGAGCAAAGGGGCGGTCGTTAACTTACCAGAGTCTTCAGTATCTTGATGACCAATTTTGGCAGTTATTTAAATCAAACCGCATATTCGTAATTTTCGATGAAATCCATCACTGTGCAGGCTCAAACCTCGAAAATGCTAATTCTTGGGGTGAGCGAATTCTACTAAATATTCGTAAGCGCTCAATTAACCGCACATACCAATAA
- a CDS encoding helix-turn-helix domain-containing protein, with translation MNDLVTDFGKMLRLKRKNAGYSQEDFATLAGIERGNYGKMERGLVNVKLETLYKLAIALDCEFDEIMPPKCSYKVEVS, from the coding sequence TTGAATGATTTAGTAACTGATTTTGGCAAAATGCTAAGATTAAAGCGTAAAAATGCAGGTTATTCTCAAGAAGATTTTGCTACATTGGCTGGTATTGAAAGAGGGAACTATGGAAAAATGGAGCGTGGGCTTGTCAATGTCAAATTAGAAACGCTGTATAAACTGGCAATCGCACTCGATTGCGAATTTGATGAAATTATGCCACCTAAGTGTAGTTATAAGGTGGAAGTAAGTTAA
- a CDS encoding cation:proton antiporter domain-containing protein codes for MVEHITGMLALIGVLSLLCQWVGWKLRLPAILPLLLCGLLLGPGLGVLDPDEIFGDLLFPIISLGVAVILFEGALTLNFKEIKEHGRMVTHLVTIGAFITWACIAPAAHYLLGFDWAIAMLFGALVVVTGPTVIVPMLRTVKPKSNLASILRWEGIVIDPIGALLAVLVFEYIAAAADPTTHVLNALGLTLLLGFGLGAAAGFLTGIAIRKNVFPHYLRNTAVLTIMLGIFVGSNILQEESGLLTVTVMGIWLANMRGVDIADILEFKETLTVLLISALFILLAARLDSGAMLDLGFGGLGVLLVAMFIARPLSIWISGLGTNLSSKDKWFLSWVAPRGIVAAAISSLFAIKLESVGLEGASSIVPLVFLIIIGTVVIQSLTAGRWAAFLGVKEGSNQGVLIFGASKFSRELALILISKNIKVILADNNWDNIRQARMVNIPVYFGNPASEHATNYMDLSGIGRVLVISPYRQLNPLVIFHFQDLMGTEKVYGLNNADSASARHQLSESYLKRLCLFGENISYAKIATLMAKGAVLKITNITENFTFAHFKKRYGETAMPLVYLTKEGKVKVFSGVEAIVLPVGIELISLLPQEAQDQAVIQRAVDDEAERKTKALVEADAKVAAEARVVREAQEAQLRAIEKSRRKEEELALFEVDEKARLLAEKATLVQQETSALSNKLTEQEVVKKTAKDQLAATPVDDATRDTVCELKTGEEPKVV; via the coding sequence ATGGTTGAACACATTACCGGCATGCTGGCATTAATCGGTGTGCTGTCGCTTTTGTGTCAATGGGTTGGTTGGAAATTACGTCTACCAGCAATTTTACCACTTCTATTATGTGGTCTACTGTTAGGGCCAGGGTTAGGTGTATTAGATCCAGATGAAATTTTCGGCGATTTATTGTTTCCTATTATTTCTTTAGGTGTTGCGGTCATCCTGTTTGAAGGGGCACTAACACTTAATTTTAAAGAAATTAAAGAGCATGGCCGCATGGTGACACACCTCGTCACGATCGGCGCTTTTATTACTTGGGCGTGTATTGCGCCCGCCGCCCATTACCTTCTCGGTTTTGATTGGGCTATCGCCATGTTATTCGGCGCATTAGTAGTGGTAACGGGTCCAACCGTGATTGTACCAATGTTGCGCACCGTAAAACCCAAATCAAATTTGGCCAGTATTTTACGTTGGGAAGGTATTGTTATTGATCCCATTGGTGCGTTATTAGCGGTACTTGTTTTTGAGTATATTGCCGCCGCCGCCGATCCAACCACTCATGTATTGAATGCGTTAGGGCTAACCTTACTGCTTGGATTTGGCTTAGGCGCTGCGGCCGGTTTTTTGACCGGTATCGCAATCCGTAAAAACGTGTTTCCACATTATTTGCGTAATACTGCCGTGCTCACCATCATGCTGGGTATTTTTGTCGGTTCTAACATCTTACAAGAAGAGTCTGGTCTGTTAACCGTAACCGTTATGGGGATTTGGTTAGCCAATATGCGTGGCGTAGACATCGCTGATATCCTCGAGTTTAAAGAGACCCTAACGGTACTGTTAATATCAGCGCTATTTATTCTATTGGCGGCTCGTCTTGATTCGGGGGCGATGCTTGATCTTGGTTTTGGTGGTCTTGGCGTACTATTAGTGGCGATGTTTATTGCGCGTCCATTAAGCATTTGGATTTCTGGCTTAGGCACCAACTTATCGTCAAAAGATAAGTGGTTTTTAAGTTGGGTTGCACCTCGCGGTATTGTGGCGGCAGCCATTTCATCTTTATTTGCAATTAAGTTAGAGTCGGTTGGGTTAGAAGGCGCGAGTTCGATTGTGCCGTTAGTATTCTTAATCATTATTGGTACGGTAGTGATCCAAAGTTTAACCGCCGGTCGTTGGGCGGCATTTTTAGGGGTAAAAGAAGGCTCAAACCAAGGGGTATTGATATTTGGAGCATCAAAATTCTCCCGTGAACTGGCTTTAATTTTAATTTCCAAAAATATTAAGGTCATTTTAGCCGATAACAACTGGGACAACATTCGTCAAGCGCGCATGGTCAATATTCCGGTATATTTTGGTAATCCTGCCTCAGAGCATGCCACTAATTACATGGACTTAAGTGGCATTGGCCGAGTGTTAGTGATATCGCCTTACCGTCAGTTAAATCCGTTGGTAATATTTCACTTCCAAGATTTAATGGGCACAGAAAAAGTTTATGGTTTAAATAATGCTGACAGTGCGAGTGCTCGTCATCAGTTGTCTGAATCCTATCTAAAACGCTTATGTTTGTTTGGTGAGAATATCTCTTATGCCAAGATTGCCACTTTAATGGCAAAAGGCGCGGTACTGAAAATAACTAACATTACCGAAAACTTTACCTTTGCACATTTCAAAAAACGCTATGGAGAAACGGCTATGCCTCTGGTTTATTTAACGAAAGAAGGTAAAGTTAAAGTGTTCTCTGGCGTTGAAGCGATTGTTCTCCCTGTGGGTATCGAGTTAATTAGCTTATTGCCGCAAGAAGCACAAGATCAAGCGGTTATTCAGCGAGCTGTAGATGATGAAGCGGAGCGGAAAACCAAAGCATTAGTTGAAGCAGATGCAAAAGTGGCAGCTGAAGCGAGAGTCGTTCGTGAAGCACAAGAAGCGCAGCTTCGTGCAATTGAAAAGTCACGCCGTAAAGAAGAAGAGCTTGCTCTGTTTGAAGTGGATGAAAAAGCCCGTTTATTAGCTGAAAAAGCGACACTAGTGCAGCAGGAAACCAGTGCGTTATCCAATAAGTTAACTGAACAAGAGGTTGTCAAAAAGACCGCTAAGGATCAACTCGCCGCAACACCCGTTGACGATGCGACTCGCGATACTGTCTGTGAACTTAAAACCGGCGAAGAACCTAAAGTGGTGTAA
- the prpF gene encoding 2-methylaconitate cis-trans isomerase PrpF, producing the protein MTHLPQMKIPATYMRGGTSKGVFFSLTDLPAAAQVAGAERDALLLRVIGSPDPYGKHTDGMGGATSSTSKTVILSKSTQADHDVDYLFGQVSIDKPFVDWSGNCGNLTAAVGSFAISNGLVDARRVPQNGTAVVRIWQANIHKTIIAHVPITHGEVQETGDFELDGVTFPAAEVQVEFLDPADGDGAMFPTGNVVDELDVPGVGTFLVTMINAGIPTIFINAADINYLGTELQDAINNDDKALTMFETIRAYGAVKMGLISDIDEAVARQHTPKVAFVAPAADYVSSSGKSVTTTDIDLVVRALSMGKLHHAMMGTAAVAIGTAAAIPGTLVNLAAGGGDRTSVRFGHPSGTLRVGAQAELVQGQWQVKKAIMSRSARVLMEGKVRVPQ; encoded by the coding sequence ATGACTCATTTACCACAAATGAAAATTCCCGCGACGTATATGCGCGGCGGCACCAGTAAAGGGGTATTTTTTAGTTTAACCGACTTGCCTGCTGCAGCCCAAGTGGCTGGGGCTGAACGTGATGCGTTATTACTGCGAGTCATTGGCAGTCCCGACCCTTACGGTAAGCACACTGATGGCATGGGCGGCGCGACCTCAAGTACCAGTAAAACGGTGATTTTATCTAAAAGCACTCAAGCAGATCACGATGTTGATTACTTATTTGGCCAAGTCTCGATTGATAAGCCGTTTGTCGATTGGAGTGGTAACTGTGGCAATTTGACCGCCGCGGTGGGTTCATTTGCCATCAGTAATGGGTTAGTTGACGCTCGTCGGGTGCCGCAAAATGGCACCGCAGTAGTGCGTATTTGGCAAGCCAATATTCACAAAACCATTATCGCTCATGTACCGATAACCCACGGTGAAGTACAAGAAACCGGTGATTTTGAACTCGATGGCGTGACGTTTCCTGCTGCTGAAGTGCAAGTCGAATTTCTTGATCCTGCCGACGGTGATGGTGCAATGTTTCCGACGGGTAATGTGGTTGATGAACTTGACGTACCTGGCGTGGGGACTTTTCTAGTCACCATGATCAATGCCGGTATTCCGACGATTTTCATCAATGCTGCAGATATTAACTACCTTGGCACTGAGCTACAAGACGCCATAAACAATGACGATAAAGCCTTAACCATGTTTGAAACCATTCGTGCTTATGGCGCGGTTAAAATGGGCTTAATAAGTGATATCGACGAAGCTGTCGCTCGTCAACATACGCCGAAAGTCGCCTTTGTTGCGCCTGCCGCTGACTATGTGTCATCAAGTGGCAAAAGTGTGACAACCACAGATATCGACCTGGTCGTTAGGGCATTATCTATGGGGAAATTACACCATGCCATGATGGGTACCGCTGCGGTGGCTATTGGCACTGCGGCTGCCATTCCGGGGACGCTAGTTAATTTGGCTGCCGGTGGGGGAGACAGAACGTCCGTACGTTTTGGTCATCCATCTGGAACTCTGCGCGTTGGTGCACAGGCTGAATTAGTGCAAGGTCAATGGCAAGTCAAAAAAGCCATCATGAGTCGCAGTGCGCGGGTACTGATGGAAGGTAAGGTGAGAGTGCCACAATAG